The segment AGCCCATGCATGTTAATTTGTGTTAAGAGATCAAATTTGTGTGGTACACAACATAGTTCATCAGAGTTCGACTTTTGAAGCGTTGTGGATTATTTAAGTGCAATTTTTACACTTTCCCCTTTCCAAAAATTCGACTGAATAGTTTTGTTAATGAGAGAAAATGCAGTTATGTGAATTAATTGGTCGATTTATAATAAAGGACTacataatttcattaattaatactATGTTGAGAGCGGTTTTCACACGATGATTTCTCCAGTCGGACGAATAGTTATTTCATGCACCTAGAGCAGAGAGTGAATTCTATTTTATGCAACAAAAACGTACATTTATTGCAGCCAGTTTACCTGGACGTGAGGTGGTGCCTGCAAAGCGTATAGCAGAGCTTGTGCAACATCCTCTGGCTGCAAATGCGGTTTTCCCTCGTATCTCTTTGCGGCCACCTCTTCTGACACACCTGGGGCGCGGCCTATTTCCGTTTTCACCATGCCTGGACTAATACtctgaaaaatcgaaaatgtcGCGCCGTTTTCCTTAGACTAACAAACTAATTAACTATCCAATTTTTACCGTGACCCTGATCTTAGTCTGCATATCCCTGAGCTCTCTACGAAGACCCTCCGACAGCACCGTGACAGCGTGCTTGCTAGCTGTGTAAATATAGCCAGTAGGAAGTTCTGGGATATATTGTCCACAAATGCTAATGAACAAATTAGTTTTactatagtaaaaaattattttctgtgaGCATATCCCACCTGTTAATGTTGAAAAAATGGCCATCCGAAATTCCTCTCGACTTCATATCTTGGACAACCTCCCTCGTGAAAATTGTCAAAGCAATCACGTTTGTGTCAAGTATAACTTTAATGTTTTCGGTACTCTGTTCTACAATGACAAATCATATTAATATgtgcagaattaaaattaacaagtaACGCTAAACGGACCACAGATTTTTCCAGGTCGGCCGACGCCGGCGTTGTTGACGAGGATGTCAGCTCCTCCAAGATTCTGCCTCGTCCATTGGACCACTCTTTTCACGTCCTCCTCAACAGTAACATCGCCTTGCACTGCGTGCAATTCACCTTTTCCTCCCTTCAGCTCAGAGGCCAATTTCTGCACACCGagttttacattaaaaatgttttttgttcttttttatatattattaaactGCCTTACTTGAACTCTTTCCACGCGGCGAGCCACTCCAACCACTCTCAGACCATTTTCGACCAAGAGCTTAGCTATGGATGCCCCAATACCAGAGCTAGCCCCCGTGACTATGGCCACTCGATTTGACCAGCGCTCCATTTTGCCAAATGAACACTTTTAAGAATGTCGTAAAACTATTGTGGAGGgaccaaattaaaagcaaactgGCAGTGGTTAAAAACACATATATACCGTATCATTTATTTACCGTACAAAAATTCTTATCAACCGATGCACACAGATATTATGAGTTGTACTTTGACCGTTGGGATTTTTTCAGGACTGACTTAAAATAGAGACACGTGCTCGCAGATTTTATGTGCGCACTGAAGTGGCTCGAGCGTTCGGCTTTGTTGCGCGCAACGCGCAACCTACGAGGTTGCAAACATGCAAGCTATGTAGCCATCctaatctgattttttttttttttttttttgctaagaGATTGGTTATATGAGTACAAAATGATGATCACTATATATCGTGATAATTTAGTTATTTAGCTAATTTATctaaatattatcaaaataaaatttgttgctaaGTCGAGTCAAAGGTGCGgtagtttaaatttcagaaaagcaaaagttatttatgacaaaaatttttccatgtttgTATAGATATTTACATAGTTGTAAGCCGTTGGCGTTTAATCAATCAAGACAAAAATGATAGTCAGCATTAAAGCTCTCTACAGTTTCAACTAATGAACTgcattatttaacttttttatctttaacttaatttgaaacttCATTTACTCCGAGTATTAGGTTAAGTTTTTCTGATTCACTAGATTTATGGGAAAAAAACTGGGCCAAATTATTTATCCTTGACCTGCCCAATTCCCAAAGCGTGTGTGCTTTTTAGCGAAAGCTGCTGGTGTACAGTGGTCCCTGGCACTGCAACGCAAAAATCTTTAACAGGTTTGAAACAAGTATCATTGTTTAAGGCTAAATAGATACCAGTAGTCCGTtggtcaaagcaatgggagatttttatggaatttttcttggaTCTATTGATGCGGCTGCTctatgtcagagatggcaaaataaatgtgGTTAGTTCAATAACTCAAAATATTCAAGTGGCTCAACGCGCTGTGCCAACTTGCCACTTTTTTTAGACAATTGTAtggcatttcaataaaaaaaccgCGATGTAGGAGGCGTAGAGATTGCCACTTTGGGCCCAAGCTACTCTGCGGCCACTCTGGCCCCATTATTCCCCTCGGCAATGTTATTTTGGCATAATTatggtgagctcatagcccacggccCCCCACGCGATGTGCTGCAAAGAGgttccaataaaaaataataagtatatatatgctgaatttttttatgaccGAAGGGTTTTTTCCTgagaacaatattattttatataatattattgaatttattatatctgtaaataacctaaaattttatagcaaTCGTATAAAATGCAtacaaaataaacttaataaaTCTGATCAAT is part of the Cloeon dipterum chromosome 1, ieCloDipt1.1, whole genome shotgun sequence genome and harbors:
- the LOC135945747 gene encoding dehydrogenase/reductase SDR family member 11-like, with protein sequence MERWSNRVAIVTGASSGIGASIAKLLVENGLRVVGVARRVERVQKLASELKGGKGELHAVQGDVTVEEDVKRVVQWTRQNLGGADILVNNAGVGRPGKICEQSTENIKVILDTNVIALTIFTREVVQDMKSRGISDGHFFNINSICGQYIPELPTGYIYTASKHAVTVLSEGLRRELRDMQTKIRVTSISPGMVKTEIGRAPGVSEEVAAKRYEGKPHLQPEDVAQALLYALQAPPHVQVHEITIRPTGEIIV